The genome window TTTACCTCTGGACCTCCACAGAGAATGCTTGCCAACTCCTGATCTATATACACATGGTGGAGAAGGTCTCCAAGGCAACACGCGGCTCCTCAATAGAGACTAACCGTGGGATGATGGAACTATCTGtggtttttcatctttttttctgtatttctattcTTTCTCTATAATAAGCATGTACTGCTTTTATAACAACAAAAGTGGAAGTTTTCAATGAAATTGCATACTCACAAAAACCTTCTCTGCACTCCCACCACTCCTGCCAGCAGCTGCACCCCCAGGGGATCGGGGGCTTCTCCCCAAAACAGTGGCCAGTAAAAGGAGCACTCCTCCAGGACCAAGGAGAGCAGGCTCCGGGGGCAGGAAGAGCGCATAAAGCAATGTCTAGGACCGGGGTGTGTGACCAGCTCTGACCTGCATCCCTGTTCAGGCCACAGCAAGGTCCACAGGGCAGGGACCATGCATGGGTGCTGGGCCACGTGAGGCTCTGCCCATTGCAGCACTGACCCCCTGAGGAGCCCCCACCTGGTGGGGCTTATTCCCCATCACAAAGATAGTGGTCAGGAGGCCTGGGCCCTCTTCTCTCCACCAAAAAACAGAGGGGCCAACTTGGTGACCTGAGAGTCCAGCTGCTTGGAGACCCTCTGCTGGGCAAGGGGTGGGCACGGTTGAGGAAAGGGCAGTGGGACATCCCcatggctgggggcagtgggcaAGCGGTCCGAGAAGTGAGCCTGGGAGAACTGACACAAAAATCAGGGCTGGAGATGAGGCCTTGGGGAACCACTCCCAGGCTCCTTTGAGCAGGCACAGACTCCCCACAGAGGCAGAGAGgccaccaccctggcctgcctaaGAAGTGAGGCTCGGAGAGGCCAGGTCAGACCAGTCAGCTCATCGGGGACAGATGGGCACCGTGGCCAGGCCCTACCACAGAGGGAGAGCCTGCGACCACCCTCCCCTTGGTCTGGAGGGGCTCCCCTAGAGCCTCAGTGCTTTCTCTGTGTTCCCAGGTGTCTTCCTGCCCCCGTCCCCAGCAGTGGCAAATGAACCAGTCCTGGAAGAAGTGGGGATCATGGCCTTGACACCCCTGGCCGAGATGCTAACCAGCTTGCAGCCCAGCACCATGCCAGGCTCACTCATGAGCCCCCTGACAGGCACCCTCAGCACGCTGCTGTCCGGCCCAGCACCCCTGTCACAGAGCAGCCCCCTCACCGGCTTCCTGACCAGCCCTGTGGCGGGGGCCCCAACGGGCACACTGGCCAGTTCCCTGGGCCTGCCCTCCACTGGCCCCCTGACTCCCAACAGCCCCCTGGCAGGCCCTGTGGCCGTGTCCCAGAGCAGCCCCCTGATAGCCCCCGTGACGGGCACGGTGGCCGTCTCTCTGAGCAGCCCCCTCCTCAGCTCCACTGCCACCCCACTAGGGGTCTCTCAGAACCTGCTGGCCAACCCCATGGGCAACCAGGTCCTGCCAGAGGCCCCAAGGCTGCGGCTGGCTGAGCCCCTCCGCAGAGGCCCCTCTGGGCCCCACTCCCCAGCTTGCATGGTACCTGCTGCCACCACCAAAGGTAACAGGTGTGCTGGGTGGTGGGTGGCAGAGTGGGCGGGGCAGAGCCCTCCCACCTCACTCTAATACCCCTCCTTTCATTTCTGTCCCCTCCACATCACTAGTCCCACTCTCCACTGAGCCCCCCCGGTCGACCCAGGACCCAGAGCCTCTCAGCACGGCGTTTGCAGGCATACCCCTCCAGACCTCCACCCCCGTCGGAGCCATGGGCACACCTGCTCCCGAGACGGCCTTCTCCTTCAACACTTCAGACACACAGACTCAGCCCAGTGCCACCCAGGAACAAGTGGTCCCTGCATCTGTCCCCAGCTCCCCCACAGTCACTGTCCTTGCCTCTGCCCCCGCCCTCACCCCCCAGGTTGCCACCAGCTACACCCCCTCAAGCACCACCCACATCGCCCAGGGTGCCCCCCATCCCCCTTCCCGAATGCACAATTCCCCAACCCGGAACCTGCCTGCCCCCCACTCTCCTCCACAcaacccccactccccacctcgTACATCATCCTCCCCGGCTTCAGTCAATGACTCTCGGGGTCCACGCGCCACGGAACCATCGAGGAAGAGCATGATGGAGGTGGAACGGAAGCTGGCCCACCGCA of Macaca fascicularis isolate 582-1 chromosome 8, T2T-MFA8v1.1 contains these proteins:
- the SPATC1 gene encoding speriolin encodes the protein MSLLTNYEGLRHQIERLVRENEELKKLVRLIRENHELKSAIKTQAGGLGISGFTTGLGEATAGLPSRQSNGVFLPPSPAVANEPVLEEVGIMALTPLAEMLTSLQPSTMPGSLMSPLTGTLSTLLSGPAPLSQSSPLTGFLTSPVAGAPTGTLASSLGLPSTGPLTPNSPLAGPVAVSQSSPLIAPVTGTVAVSLSSPLLSSTATPLGVSQNLLANPMGNQVLPEAPRLRLAEPLRRGPSGPHSPACMVPAATTKVPLSTEPPRSTQDPEPLSTAFAGIPLQTSTPVGAMGTPAPETAFSFNTSDTQTQPSATQEQVVPASVPSSPTVTVLASAPALTPQVATSYTPSSTTHIAQGAPHPPSRMHNSPTRNLPAPHSPPHNPHSPPRTSSSPASVNDSRGPRATEPSRKSMMEVERKLAHRKTSKFPESARESKQLAWERLVGEIAFQLDRRILSSIFPERVRLYGFTVSNIPEKIIQASLNPSDHKLDEELCQMLTQRYVSIMNRLQSLGYNGRVHPALTEQLVNAYGILRERPELAASEGGTYTVDFLQRVLVETVHPSMLTDALLLLSCLNQLAHDDGKPMFIW